TCGCCTTTTCTTCGGATGGCACATGAGGGGAGGAGACATCGCTATCCGAGAGCTGGCGGCAGAGGCTCCAAAGATGGCAAACTTTTTTCGGATTGTTACACACAAAAAGCCAGTGCTTACGCAAACACTGGCCAATGATAGACTTCTTTACTCATCTCGGAACAGGGGAAACACAGCACCCTATTCTATTCGGCAATAGTATAATTATTTCGCTAAAAATCCTACTCCCGCCTCTAGCGCCGCAGTAAGGCATCCTCTCCTCTTTCCTATGCCTGTATCACCTACCACTCGTCTACAACGTACTCACGCGTATTGGTTGGAATCCGGTCCCACCGAGGTTGCGCAAGAGTGCATGATTTCAAGCAAAAGTTTTACGCAAACGAGCCAATCCCACCGGGCCTCCCCCGCGCGTTGGTGGAGCAACAAACCGTCGCCTGTCTCGAATCAAACACCAGAAGACCTGTCCGGCAAACAGGAAAGAACAAGCTCATCATGGATCAAACGCTTCAGCTTCTTCCTGGTATCCAAAAGCCTCCACACCCCGCCTGCCGCTCCACCAGCTGCCCGCGCTTCGACGGCTCACCCAGTTTTGTTCCTGATCAAGGACATCAGAGGCCACGCCGCAAAATCAGAGGGAACCGGCCCCGCCTTTGGGGTGACTTGGCATCCTTTGGTTCTGACGACTGACGATACGGTGGGCGTTTCTTGCGCAGTTCAACCACGTATGCAGCGACAGCGGTCAAGCCCTGCCGCACTTCCGTCCCTGCCCTATGTCCAGCGCGTCCTCGGCAATTCCTCTACGGTACGGGTGCAAGCCGCGCGACCGCGACCGCTTGCGGGCGCTAGGACCGCGGTACACGCGACAGGCCAGTAACCTGACCAAGCGAATTGCGTAAGAGTTAGAGAGAGTATAAAGAATCGCAGTTCATCCCTTCATTGTTTAGCAAAAGCCCCTTCCACGCGTGGAAGGGGCTTTTTTGTAACCTGGGGTTTTCCGCTTGCGTAAGTAGCCCATAGCATAACACAAAAGTTCACAGGGTCTGGTGCGCGGCTAGCTGCTAGGCCCTGTTTTTACCGTTCCTGACTCGCACCTTCTTTTTCCACTTGTACTTTTGTCTCTGTAAGGGACCAAGCCCAGCCACTACGCTGGGCTTTTTTGGCGATGGCCAAGTGAGAAAAACGACTGGAACGTGAACGGTCTGCAGGCCGGGCTAGCTGGCTATTCAGGGCCCATGCCCCTACTTCACGGGTGAGGAACGGGCGGTCGACCGCCTCGCTATGGTTTTGGATTGGTCTTGGCCTCCTGAGCGGGGGGGACCTGTAGTAGTTTGCGCAGGTGCTGCAAGGCGGTCCGCAGGCGGGACTTGACGGTGCCCAGGGGCAGGTTCAGCCGCTGTTGCACTTCCGCAGGAGTCAACCCCTCAAAATAGATTAGGTCAATCACGTCGCGGTAGTGGTCTTCCAACGGGACCAGGACCCGGGTCAGCCCCATCCCATCCCCATACGTTTCGGTCCGCAGGGGCAAGCCCTGCTGTGCCTCACCGGTGTGCTGGTGTGGGCGGGTCCGTCCTTGGGAGACACCGGAGCGCAGGGCATCGAGGGCAGTATGGCGGCACAGCGTCACTAACCAGGTAAAGAGCCGGCCCCGCGCCGGGTCGTAGTGTGCGCGTTGGGTCCAGACGTTGATCAAGCTCACGTGAAGCACCTCCTGGGCCATCGCTTCATCGCGCAGCATCCGCACCAGGATCCCGTACAACATGGGGGCATACTGATCATAAAGCAAGCCCATGGCACGGGGATCGTCGGCGGCCAATTGTTTAATGATTATCTGTTCCTGCGATGTCATAAAGCAAGCGGGCGCCTGGCAGGAACCGTTTGTTGGATAAAATTTGTACTAATATAACCCTAATTAGTAACCTCTAAAAACGGTGCCTCCGCAGGCGGGGGTGATCCTGACACGGTATCGGGCGAGCTTTGCGGCGGTCGCACCCGCTATGTGCAAGGTATATTCTGGGTACTTCTACAGGCCCTACCGTGTTGGCAGTCGGGAAGCCACCTACGGCCCCGCTGGCATCATGTCGCCCGTTCCTCTGGAAGCGACGACGCGGCACCTGCCTGCCGCAGTTGTGACGGCCTCAATTCCTAGGCCACACCGGCGACAGGTCCCGCCTGGGTTTTGTGTTTAAGGACCTTTCTGTAAATTCGTCTGTTCCCCACTCATTCTCTCATGCGCAAACTCCACAAGATTTTGCTTGTCGATGACGACGAGATCAACAACTACCTCAACACGACGATCCTAAAAGACCTGGACATTGCTGAGACCATCTCGGTGGCCCTGAACGGCAAGCAGGCCCTGGAGTACCTACTCGATCACTGCGATCAGCCAGCGCGGACCTGTCCGGAACTGGTGATTTTCGACCACCACATGCCCGTGATGGACGGTCTGGAGATGATTCGGACCTTGCATGAAAAAGGCTTTATGCAACGGGCAAACATGGTATTTCTGCTCTTAGGCATCCGTGCCAAACAGGAGGTCATAGAAGAGTTCCTGCGCTTAGGCGTGCAAGAGTTCACCGACAAGCCCTTGGAAGAACAAACGGTGCTAGAGGCTTACCATAAGTATTGGCGGGGCGATACGGCCCAAGAACACGTATAAGCCTCCTTGATTTCCGACCTGTGCTGTTTGCCTCGTTCGCTTTTTACACGCTAAAAAGCGAACGAGGCAAACAGCACTTTCCCCGGTGAATTCATGCGTTTCTACGTACACAAAGCATTCAATCCCACGAGCACCTCTCACCTGTGGCCAAGCTGTGTTTAATAAAACAAATAGTTATGATAAATGTATAACATGAACGAGGCGCTGCGATGCTTCAATGACCGACTTAGAAGCGTTTGCTCTGAGCCAGGGACAGTCCGGTGATGGGGGCGATTTTTTCGGGCGCATCGCCGGACTTCTTCATTTCCCGCGCGATTTCGATTTCTCGTTCGTGTTGGGCGGTTTGGAGGATACTATAGCGATCCCGGTACGTTTTTAAACGTTCCATCCCGCTCAGGGAAAGGTAAGGATCTGATCGACGGGCACCTGCAGGCCTTCCAGCGTGGCACTCACCACCGTCTGTCCCTGGCGGTAGACCTGCTGATCCTGGTAGGTGCCTTGCCGGGGATGGGCATACACCTCGATCTGGTTCTGCTTCAGGTTCACGATCCAAGTCTCGGGAACGCCGGCTTTCGCATACAAAGGAAGCTTCTGGCGACGGTCTTTGGTCAGGGTGTGATCCGAAACTTCAATGACCAGCAACGCATCTTCCGCAGAAGGGAGCCGGTGATCCTCCAGCTGATAGGAGAGTTGAAGCAAAGACAGATCCGGTTGCGGTAGGGCATGAGGCCCCAGAAGTAAAGGATTTTGCGCATCGACTAGAAAACGGTCCAGATAATGCTCACTAAAGAAGCGGATCAGGCGGCGGACACTGGTGGCATGACCAGGATTAATCGGAGACATAGGAAAGAGTTGGCCCTCGAGCAATTCGAGGCGCTCGTCGGCAGGAAACACGTTGGCTTCTACCATGCGGCGGAATTCCTCCACGGTAATGGGACGGGGTTTGGTCAGTACCTGGGCCATAGCTTAAAGATACACAATCTCACCACAATGGTCTAGACGTCCTTCCAGAGACGTTGGACCTGGACAGGGTGAAAGGCCTTGCCGCGAGGCGTGGTAAAGCCGTGGGCGTTGAGCTCGGCAGCGATGGCCGTCCAGGACAAGCCCTGGGCCCGCTGCTGGCGGATGTAGGCCGCCGCCCGCCGGTTGTGGGCGTTGCGCGCCGCCTTCCGCCGGATCACCGCCGTACCCTTTAAGGCCGCCGCCCCGGAGCGGTACGCCTCAGAACCCGTGCGCCACTCGCCGCGCTGTTGCCGGCGCACGTCTAGGGCTGCCTTCGTGCGGATGGCGATCAGCTCCCGCTCCCGATCGGCGATGGCCATGAACAGGGTGAGGGTAAACTTGTCCAAATTGGGAATGTCGCAGGACTCCAGTCGCTCGTCGAGCTGGCGGTAGAGGGCCAGCGCCTGCTCGGTGTTGCGGCTGAGGCGATCGATCTTGGCTACGGCCAACGTCGCCTTCTCCACTTGACAGAGGGCGAGGGCTTCCCGCAGGCGCGGACGGTTGTCAACGTCCTTGCCACTGGCCACCTCCACGAACTGGGCCAGGATTTCCTGGCCGGCATAGAAGTGGGAGAGGATCGCCTGCTGGGCTTCGAGGCCCAGGCCCGAATCGCCTTGTTTGCGGGTCGAGACGCGCAGGTAGAGTACGTACTTCATCCAGGCAAGTACGTAGTTTCCAGCTAATTTTACAAATGTAGGAGGTCCATCCAACGTTTGTAAAATCGGGTGGAATTAGAAAGATGCGGGACTCAAAAGTTAGCCAATAGCTTTGCTAAGGCAAGTGTGAAATTTTAAGGCACTTACCTCTCAATTAGCGATTGGTTTATTTATTGGAATGTATTCATTTTTGAGAGCTTACTTTTTCTGCATCAAGGCTTGCCAAATGTTTCACCATCTTTTTAATTAACTCAATCGGTAATGGTTGGTCATAAGGAAATTGGATGGTGCCTTTGCCTGAAGTTCGGTAAGGCTCAACGTCTTTTTGCCATTCTTCATCTGTAGGGGCTGGGTGCAAGGAAATATGCACTTTATGGGCCGCATAGTAAACGACAATTCGGTTCACCTTGAAGGCAGGTATGTTGTAACTAATCACTTCTTTTCCATGAGGAATGACGTCCCGAATTGCCTTGCGAACGACTTCTAATTTCTCCTGTACATTTTTAGCAAAGGAGGAATGGTATTCATCAATGGTGGCGTATTTCATAGCTAAGCTCATTTTTTGCGTCTGTTTTGTTCTCATGACCCCTAGTGAGGCACGGTCAGAAGTAGTTGCGTGGGGTAGCACCTCACTTGCAAATCCACACCCCATTGAAAACCCGAGGAGAATTTTCAGAAATAGGCAAGAACAAGGCATTGCTTATGGTCACTGTGACCCGGTCATCGTGACCCGGTTCTTATTTTATTCGTTTTTCGGTTGATAATACAGAAGTAGAGCACCTCCCGTAAAGGTTTTATGGTTGACAAGGTTGAACATCATCCTGTCGTTCAGGTTTTCAAACAAGGGCAACCCGCTTCCGGCAACCACGGGATAAAGGCAAAGCTGAAGTTCATCAATCAACTGAAGGTGTAGGAGC
The nucleotide sequence above comes from Catalinimonas alkaloidigena. Encoded proteins:
- a CDS encoding RNA polymerase sigma factor; amino-acid sequence: MTSQEQIIIKQLAADDPRAMGLLYDQYAPMLYGILVRMLRDEAMAQEVLHVSLINVWTQRAHYDPARGRLFTWLVTLCRHTALDALRSGVSQGRTRPHQHTGEAQQGLPLRTETYGDGMGLTRVLVPLEDHYRDVIDLIYFEGLTPAEVQQRLNLPLGTVKSRLRTALQHLRKLLQVPPAQEAKTNPKP
- a CDS encoding response regulator, which produces MRKLHKILLVDDDEINNYLNTTILKDLDIAETISVALNGKQALEYLLDHCDQPARTCPELVIFDHHMPVMDGLEMIRTLHEKGFMQRANMVFLLLGIRAKQEVIEEFLRLGVQEFTDKPLEEQTVLEAYHKYWRGDTAQEHV
- a CDS encoding dihydrofolate reductase family protein, with amino-acid sequence VFSRTMKTVDWASATLAQQDLHEEVLALKQQSGNPILVGSRSLILQLLHLQLIDELQLCLYPVVAGSGLPLFENLNDRMMFNLVNHKTFTGGALLLYYQPKNE
- a CDS encoding iron chaperone — translated: MKYATIDEYHSSFAKNVQEKLEVVRKAIRDVIPHGKEVISYNIPAFKVNRIVVYYAAHKVHISLHPAPTDEEWQKDVEPYRTSGKGTIQFPYDQPLPIELIKKMVKHLASLDAEKVSSQK
- a CDS encoding Uma2 family endonuclease, with the translated sequence MAQVLTKPRPITVEEFRRMVEANVFPADERLELLEGQLFPMSPINPGHATSVRRLIRFFSEHYLDRFLVDAQNPLLLGPHALPQPDLSLLQLSYQLEDHRLPSAEDALLVIEVSDHTLTKDRRQKLPLYAKAGVPETWIVNLKQNQIEVYAHPRQGTYQDQQVYRQGQTVVSATLEGLQVPVDQILTFP
- a CDS encoding recombinase family protein, translated to MDGPPTFVKLAGNYVLAWMKYVLYLRVSTRKQGDSGLGLEAQQAILSHFYAGQEILAQFVEVASGKDVDNRPRLREALALCQVEKATLAVAKIDRLSRNTEQALALYRQLDERLESCDIPNLDKFTLTLFMAIADRERELIAIRTKAALDVRRQQRGEWRTGSEAYRSGAAALKGTAVIRRKAARNAHNRRAAAYIRQQRAQGLSWTAIAAELNAHGFTTPRGKAFHPVQVQRLWKDV